A single genomic interval of Candidatus Bathyarchaeota archaeon harbors:
- a CDS encoding DUF367 family protein, with amino-acid sequence MHPKNVQIVVYHARQCDPRKCSALKLKRHNLVWVVHQTRELPRGAVILNPFAERAFSPSDRERIEKRGLVGLDFSWKHADDVKRFLNLRGASRCLPYLIAANPINYGKPTKLSTVEALAAALIIAGFKGEGEKLLSVFKWGHTFLSLNEELLEVYVQARDSGEVVELQKQFMG; translated from the coding sequence GTGCACCCTAAAAACGTCCAAATCGTTGTTTACCACGCTAGGCAGTGTGATCCGCGAAAATGTTCAGCGCTCAAGCTGAAACGTCATAATCTTGTTTGGGTTGTCCATCAGACACGAGAGTTGCCTAGAGGTGCGGTGATTCTGAACCCGTTTGCCGAGAGGGCGTTTTCGCCCAGTGATCGTGAACGAATTGAGAAGAGGGGTCTTGTGGGTTTGGATTTTAGTTGGAAACATGCTGATGACGTGAAACGGTTTCTTAATTTGAGAGGGGCGTCGCGTTGTCTGCCATATTTGATTGCTGCAAATCCAATTAATTATGGGAAACCGACTAAGCTTAGTACTGTTGAGGCGTTGGCGGCGGCGCTTATTATTGCAGGCTTTAAGGGGGAGGGGGAGAAGCTGCTTTCGGTTTTCAAGTGGGGGCACACGTTTCTCAGTCTTAATGAGGAGTTGTTAGAGGTTTATGTGCAGGCTCGTGATAGTGGTGAGGTTGTTGAGCTGCAAAAACAGTTTATGGGTTAG